The genomic segment CGCCGGTGATTGTCCTGGACGAGCCGACCGCCGGCGTCGACGTCGAATTGCGGCAGACGCTGTGGCGCTTCATCTCGCGTCTGAACCGTGAAGGCCACACGGTGGTCCTGACCACACATTACCTGGAAGAGGCGCAGGAACAGTGCAACCGCATCGCTATGCTCAAACTGGGACAGGTGGTGGCGCTCGATACTACTTCGGCGCTGATCAAGCGGATTGCCGGCTCGCAGTTGCTGATCCAGTTATCCAGCGGCAGCTTGCCCGCAGCTTTACAACATCTGGTGTTGCACGCGGATGGCAGCAGGTTTGCCCTGCGCGTCAATCATTACGCCGATGTCGAACCGATTCTCGCCTCCTTGCGCCAGGCTGGCGCAGTGATCGAAGACATGCAGCTGCAACAGGCAGATCTGGAAGACGTGTTCTTGCAGATCATGGATAGCAAGGTCAGCGCCAACGGTTTCAATGTCTATGCTGAAGAATATAGTGCGGGCGGTGTCAAATGATGGTCGGTTTCCAAACGCTGTTCTATAAGGAAGTGCTGCGCTTCTGGAAAGTCGCGACGCAAACTATCGGCGCGCCGATCCTGACCGCCATGCTGTACCTGCTGATTTTCGGTCATACGCTAAAAGACCACGTCGAAGTTTATCCAGGGGTGCAATACACGGCCTTCCTGATTCCGGGCCTGGTCATGATGAGCGTGTTGCAAAATGCCTTCGCCAATACCTCGTCGTCGTTGACACAGTCGAAAATGACCGGCAATCTGGTGTTTGTCCTGTTGCCGCCGTTGTCGCACTGGGAATTGTACGGCGGCTATGTGCTGGCCGCGGTAGTACGCGGGCTTGCGGTAGGGCTGGGGGTATTCGTAATTACCGCCTGGTTCGGCAACCTGTCGTTTGTGGCGCCATGGTGGATCGTGATTTTCGCCTTCCTCGGTGCGGCGCTGCTGGGCACCATGGGTTTGATCGCCGGTATCTGGGCCGACAAGTTCGACCAGCTGGCAGTGTTTCAGAACTTCCTGATCATGCCGCTGACTTTCCTTGCAGGCGTGTTTTATTCGATCAAGTCGTTGCCGCCATTCTGGCAAGCGGTGTCGCACCTGAATCCGTTCTTCTACATGATTGACGGTTTCCGCTACGGCTTCTTCGGGCAATCCGACGTCAATCCGCTGATCAGCCTGGCGATCATTTGCATTTCGCTGGCGCTGCTGTCGACATTGGCGGTGCAGATGCTGAGACGGGGCTACAAGCTGCGTCATTAATTCAAGTCATTACACTTTGTCATTCTGTAATTTCGTAACCGGTAAGAAAATATCATGTTCCCTACACCCGATCTCGTTAAAAGTTATATTGCCGCCGGCCTGGAGTGTTCGCACCTGGAAGTCGAAGGCGACGGCCAGCATTTCAAGGCAGTGATCGTATCGGCGGCGTTTGCCGGCAAGCGCCCGATCCAGCGTCACCAGATCGTCTACGCCGCCCTTGGCGACCGTATGCGCGAAGAGATTCATGCGTTGTCGATGAAGACGCTCACACCCGAAGAATTTGCCAATTAATTTCGCGCCTGCTGATCGCAGCCGGCGTCGCCCGATGAACACTTCTGGTCCTGATGGCCAGGCATAACGTGTAGCAAAGAGAGAAGTAATCATGGATAAACTATTGATACAAGGCGGCAACCGCCTTTCCGGTGAAATCACTATTTCCGGCGCAAAGAATGCGGCGCTGCCTATCCTGTGCGCCGGTCTGCTGACTTCCGACCAGCTGCAGCTGAGCAATGTGCCGAACCTGCACGATGTCTCGACCATCCTCAAGCTATTGCGCCAGATGGGTTTGAAAGCCACCCAGGATGGCCATTTCGTGACCCTGCAGGGCGACGCCATCACCAATCTCGAAGCGCCGTATGAAATGGTGAAAACCATGCGTGCATCGATCCTGGTGCTGGGTCCGCTATTGGCGCGTTTCGGCGAGGCGCGGGTATCGCTGCCAGGCGGCTGCGGCATCGGGTCACGTCCTGTCGACCAGCACATCAAGGGCTTGCAAGCGATGGGCGCCGAGATTTCGATCGAAGCCGGCTACATCCATGCCAAGGCCAAGAAATTGAAAGGCACTCGCGTCGTCACCGACATGATTACTGTCACCGGTACTGAAAACCTGCTGATGGCGGCCACGCTGGCAGACGGCGAAACGGTGCTGGAAAACGCTGCGCGCGAACCGGAAGTCAGCGACCTGGCGCATTTGCTGGTGTCGATGGGTGCGAAGATCGAGGGTATTGGCACTGACCGCCTGGTGATCCAGGGCGTCGACAAGCTACACGGCGCCGAGCACTCGGTCATTGCAGACCGTATCGAGACCGGCACCTTCCTCTGTGCGGTAGCGGCGACCGGCGGCGACGTCATGCTGAAAAACACGCGCAGCCACATCCTCGACGCGGTGCTCGACAAGCTGCGTGAAGCCGGCGTGATCCTGACATCCGGCGAAGACTGGATTCGCGTGCAGATGGCGGCGCGCCCGAAGGCGGTCAGCTTCCGCACTACCGAATACCCTGGTTTCCCGACTGACATGCAAGCGCAGTTCATGGCGATGAACAGCATTGCCGAAGGCACCAGCCATGTCACTGAAACCATCTTCGAAAACCGTTTCATGCACGTGCAGGAAATGAACCGTCTCGGCGCCGCCATCGATGTGCAGGGTAATACCGCCATCATCAAGGGCGTCGACAAGCTGGTCGGCGCGCCTGTCATGGCGACCGACTTGCGTGCTTCGGCTTCGCTGGTGATCTCCGGCCTGGTGGCGCAAGGCCAGACCATGATCGAGCGCGTGTATCACCTCGATCGCGGCTACGACCAGATGGAGCGCAAGCTGTCGGCCGTCGGCGCCAATATCGAAAGAATCAAATGAGCCAAAAGCTGACTCTGGCCCTGTCCAAGGGACGCATCTTTGAAGAGACCTTGCCGCTGCTGAAAGCAGCCGGAATCGAGGTCACGGAAGATCCGGAGACCTCGCGCAAGCTGATCCTGCCGACCAACGATCCGCTGGTCAACGTGATCATCGTCCGCGCTTCCGACGTGCCGACCTATGTGCAATACGGCGCTGCCGATTTCGGCGTGGCCGGCAAAGACGTGCTGCTGGAGCATGGCGGCGAAGGCTTGTACCAGCCTATCGATCTGGAGATCGCCAAGTGCCGCATGTCGGTCGCGGTCTCGGCCGGATTCGACTACGCTAGCGCGATCCGCCAAGGTGCACGGTTGCGCGTCGCCACCAAATACCTGCTGACCGCGCGCGAGCATTTTGCCGCCAAAGGCATGCACGTCGACCTGATCAAGCTGTACGGCTCGATGGAGCTGGCGCCGCTGGTCGGACTGGCCGATGCGATCGTCGACCTGGTCAGCACCGGCGGCACTTTGCGCGCCAACAACCTGGTCGAAGTTGAACACATCATGGATATTTCGTCGCGGCTGGTGGTCAACCAGGCTGCCTTGAAGCTGAAGCGCGAACGGCTGCAACCGATTCTGGACGCCTTCGAAAAAGCGTCGATTAAATAAAGTCCGGCTGCGGCTGTATCCCGCACCGGCGAACTGGAAGCAACATGAGCATAGCAATCAGAAAACTCGATGCGGCGCAGCCGGATTTCCAGGCGCAACTGACCGCCGTGCTGGCTTTTGAGGCTGGCGAAGACGCAGCGATCGACCAGGCTGCGGCGCAGATCCTGGCCGATGTCAAAGCGCGCGGCGATGCTGCCGTGCTGGACTACACCAACCGTTTCGACCGCCTCAGCGCCGCCAGCGTGACAGCGCTGGAAATCGGCCGGCAGGAATTACAGGATGCCTTGGCGCAGTTGTCGCCGGAGCGTCGCAATGCCTTGCAAACTGCAGCCGACCGTGTGCGCGCTTATCATGAGCGGCAAAAGAAGGAGTGCGGTTCGGATGGCTTCAGCTACACCGAAGCTGACGGCACCGTACTCGGGCAAAAAGTCACTCCGCTCGACCGCGTTGGCATCTACGTCCCCGGCGGCAAAGCCGCTTATCCGTCATCCGTGCTGATGAATGCTATCCCGGCCAAGGTCGCCGGCGTGCAGGAAATCATCATGGTGGTGCCGACCCCGGACGGCGTCAAGAATCCGCTGGTGCTGGCTGCCGCGGCTATCGCCGGCGTCGATCGCGTATTCACTGTCGGCGGCGCGCAAGCAGTGGCAGCGCTGGCCTACGGCACGACCACTATTCCGCAAGTCGACAAGATCGTCGGTCCCGGTAACGCATACGTAGCTGCCGCCAAGCGCCGAGTGTTCGGTACTGTCGGCATTGACATGATCGCCGGACCATCGGAAATTCTGGTGATCTGCGACGGCACAACGGATCCGGACTGGATTGCGATGGATCTGTTTTCGCAAGCAGAGCACGATGAGCTGGCGCAGTCGATCTTGCTGTGCCCGGACGCTGGCTATATCGCGGCAGTGGAAGCCAGCATCAACCGCCAGCTGGCGCAGATGCCGCGCCACGAAGTGATCCGTACCTCGCTCACCGACCGTGGCGCGCTGATCAAAGTACGCGACATGGAACAGGCCTGCGAGATCGCTAATCATATCGCAGCTGAGCACTTGGAAATTTCTGCCGAGAATCCGCAGCATTGGGCTGACCGGATCCGCCATGCAGGTGCCATGTTCCTTGGTCGTTATTCCTCGGAATCGCTGGGCGATTATTGTGCAGGACCGAATCACGTGTTGCCGACATCGCGCACCGCGCGTTTCTCGTCGCCGCTTGGCGTCTACGACTTCCAGAAGCGTTCCAGCATGATCAACATCAGCGAAGCCGGAGCCCAGACCTTGGGTAAGGTGGCTGCAGAGCTGGCTTACGGCGAGGGTCTGCAAGCGCATGCGCGTTCGGCGGAATATCGTCTGAAAGACAAGCCGTAATGGCAGCCGTGTGGCAGGTATGAGCGGCGACTGGATTAACCGCGTCTTCGGCGAGGATGCATTGCAAGGTTTGCAGCGCATCCCGGATGGCTCAGTCGATCTGTTGCTGGCCGATCCGCCGTACGGATTGGGCAAGGATTACGGCAACGATTCCGACAAACTCGATACCGCCGCCTACCTGCAATGGACCGAGGAATGGATCGACGCTGCATTGCCGAAGCTGAAGTCGAACGGCAGCCTGTATATTTTCCTGACCTGGCGCTTTTCGCCGGAAATCTTTGTCATGCTGAAGCAGCGCATGACCATGATCAATGAAATTATCTGGGACCGCCGGGTTCCGTCCATGGGTGGCGGCACGCGGCGGTTTTCATCGGTGCACGACACCATCGGCTTCTTTGCCCGCGCCAAGGATTATCACTTCGATCTTGACGCCATCCGCATTCCCTACGACGCTGAAACCAAGAAAGCGCGTTCGCGTTCGATCTTCGTTGGCGCCAAGTGGCTGGAGCTGGGTTACAACCCGAAGGATGTCTGGAGCGTGTCGCGCCTGCACCGCGAACATCGCGAGCGTGCCGATCATCCTACACAGAAGCCGCTGGAAATCGTCGAACGCATGATCAAGGCGTCCTGTCCGCCGGGCGGGGTGGTGCTGGATCCGTTCATGGGCAGCGGTACTACCGCGGTGGCGGCGCGCCGTTGCGGGCGTAACTTTGTCGGTTTTGAATTGAATCCTGAATACTGCGCTTTGATCGAACGGCGTCTTGCGCAACTTGACGCCAAGAAACCGGATGAACGGGTGCGCGCCTGAGATTCTGCGAAAAGCAACGCTGATAAGGATTATCAAAACGGGTCTTCGCTGGAAAGCCGGAAAAAGCCGGTAAAATGATGGGGCTGCTCAAAAGGCGCGCCTAGCAAGCTTCAATAACGGAGAAGCTGTAATATTTAGCAATTAGTACACTTACCTCCATGGCGCCGTGTGCGTCACCACATCGTAAATTGGTCTCAAGCTCAACATGTCTACGCCTCGTACTGCATCGATTACCCGCAACACCAATGAGACGCAAATTCGCGTTTCCATCAATATTGACGGCAGCGGCCAGCAAAAACTGAATACCGGCGTACCGTTCCTGGACCACATGCTGGACCAGATTGCGCGGCACGGGCTGATCGATCTGGATATCGAAGCCAACGGCGACTTGCATATCGATGCGCATCACACGGTGGAAGATGTTGGCATTACTTTGGGGCAAGCGTTTGCCAAGGCTATTGGCGACAAGAAAGGCATCCGCCGCTACGGCCATGCCTACGTGCCGCTGGATGAAGCGCTGTCGCGTGTCGTTATCGATTTTTCCGGGCGTCCCGGACTAGAATTCCACGTACCGTTCAAGCGCGCCATGATCGGCGGCTTCGACGTCGACCTCACCCACGAATTTTTCCAGGGCTTTGTGAATCACGCGCTGGTGTCTTTGCATATCGACAACCTGCGCGGCGAAAACGCCCACCATCAATGCGAAACCGTATTCAAGGCGTTCGGCCGCGCACTGCGCATGGCTGCAGAGCTGGATCCACGTTCCGCCGGGACCATTCCTTCGACCAAGGGTAGTCTCTAGACCAGTAGTTGTTTGACGACTAATGTAATCAATAAAGCGCCGCTTTAATCCTGTGCCGCAGTCCTTGCAATCCATTGCGCCGGTACTGTGCCTGCGGGTGCGCACGGGGTTTGTTTCTTCAGACTTGACTCTTTATCATGAACAAAATCGTTGTGGTTGACTATGGCATGGGTAACCTGCGCTCGGTGGCGCAGGCCCTGCGCCAGGTTGCGCCTGAAGCCGAAGTGCTTATTTCAGGCGCTATCGCCGATATCAAAGCGGCTGACCGGCTGGTGCTGCCGGGCCAGGGCGCGATGCCGGATTGTATGCGCTGCCTGCGCGAATCGGGCGTCCAGGAAGCATTGCTGGAGGCTTCGCGTAACAAGCCCTTGCTGGGCGTATGCGTAGGTGAGCAAATGCTGTTCGACAGCAGTGAAGAAGGCAACACTGCCGGTCTGGGATTATTGCCAGGTAAAGTGGTGCGCTTCCAGCTCGACGGCCAGGTGCAGCAGGATGGCTCGCGTTTCAAAGTACCGCAGATGGGCTGGAACCGGGTGCGCCAGGCACAGTCTCATCCGCTCTGGAATGGCATTGCCGACGACGATTATTTTTATTTCGTGCATAGTTACTACGCGGTACCGGCCGCCGCCGAGCATACCTTCGGCGAGACCATTTATGGCGCTGCGTTTAGCTGCGCCGTTGGCCGTGATAATATTTTCGCGACACAGTTCCATCCGGAGAAGAGCGCTTCCGCCGGTTTGCAGTTGTACAAGAATTTTGTGCAATGGCAGCCTTAAACCAAACATTGACCTTTAACTGAACCTGTAGCCATGCTGCTGATACCTGCCATCGACCTTAAAGACGGTCACTGCGTACGCCTGAAACAAGGCGATATGGACCAAGCCACTGTATTTTCCGACGATCCGGGCGAAATGGCCCGGCACTGGCTGATGCAAGGCGCGCGACGCCTGCATCTGGTCGACCTGAACGGCGCGTTTGCCGGCAAGCCGAAGAACGAACCGGCGGTCAAGGCCATCATCAAGGCCGTGCGTGAATTTGCCTTGCTCAACGGCGTCGAGGAAATCCCGGTGCAACTGGGTGGCGGCATCCGTGACCTCGACACCATCGAACGCTATCTGGACGACGGCCTGAGCTACATTATCATCGGCACTGCGGCTGTCAAGAATCCTGGCTTCCTGCATGATGCCTGTAGCGCGTTCCCGGGCCAGATCATCGTCGGCCTGGATGCCAAGGATGGCAAAGTCGCCACGGATGGCTGGAGCAAACTGTCCGGCCACGAAGTGATCGATCTCGCCAAGAAATTCGAAGACTACGGCTGCGCCTCGATCGTCTACACCGATATCGGCCGCGACGGCATGATGGGCGGCGTCAACATCGAAGCTACCGTCAAGCTGGCGCAAAGCATGACGATCCCGGTGATTGCCTCCGGCGGCGTGCATAACGTCCATGACGTGGAGGCACTGTGCGCGGTGCAGGATGAAGGCATTGAAGCAGTGATTTGCGGCCGTTCGATTTATGAAGGCACGCTCGATTTGCGTTCGGCGCAAGAGCGCGCCGATGAATTGAGCGACGAGTCTGACAATTTCGTGGGTGAATTTGCCGAGGACGAAGATTTATCGGAGCAGCCAGAAGCTGACAAGCCATGACTCTCGCCAAACGTATCATTCCTTGTCTCGACGTGACCAATGGCCGCGTTGTCAAGGGCGTCAATTTCCTGGAGCTGCGCGACGCCGGCGATCCGGTAGAAATCGCGCGCCGCTATGATGAGCAGGGTGCTGATGAAATTACTTTTCTCGACATCACAGCCTCGTCCGACAACCGTGACCTGATCTTGCCGATTATCGAAGCGGTGGCATCGCAAGTGTTTATTCCGCTGACGGTCGGCGGCGGTGTGCGCGTGGTGGAAGACGTGCGGCGTTTGCTGAATGCAGGCGCCGACAAGGTCGGCATCAACACCTCCGCAGTCACCAATCCGCAGCTGGTAGCCGATGCAGCTGCCAAGTATGGCTCGCAGTGTATCGTGGTCGCCATCGACGCCAAGCAGGTCGCACCCGGCAAGTGGGAAGTGTTTACCCATGGCGGCCGTAAGGCGACCGGCCTTGACGCCATCGAGTGGGCGCAAAAGATGGAACAGTTGGGTGCTGGTGAAATCCTGCTGACCAGCATGGACCGCGATGGCACCAAGGTTGGTTTCGACCTGGCCTTGACCAGCAGCGTATCCAATGCCGTGACGATTCCGGTGATTGCCTCCGGCGGCGTCGGCGGCTTGCAAGACCTGGCTGACGGCATCAAGATCGGCCGCGCCGACGCGGTGCTGGCAGCGAGCATTTTCCATTATGGTCAACACACTGTGCAAGAAGCCAAGCAGTTCATGGCTGCGCAACAGATTCCGATGAGGCTGGCATGAGTAGCGTAAGTTGGTTGAATAAGGTGAGATGGGACGAGCACGGTTTGGTGCCGGTGATTGCCCAGGAGCTGGGATCGAACGATGTGTTGATGTTCGCCTGGATGAACCGCGACGCTTTGGCGAAGACGGTGGCGTTGGGCGAAGCTGTCTACTGGAGCCGTTCGCGCAAGAAACTGTGGCACAAGGGTGAAGAATCCGGCCACGTGCAGAAAGTGCACGAAATCCGCCTCGATTGCGACGAAGACGTGGTGTTGCTGAAGGTGACCCAGGCTGGCGACATCGCTTGCCATACCGGCCGTCACTCCTGCTTCTTCCAGAAGTACGAAAGCGACAGCAAGAGCTGGGAAGCAGTCGAGCCGGTGTTGAAAGAGCCGGACGAGATCTACAAGTAACTGACTGACACATAACTACATCAGGACTTACGCAAAATTTCGTCAGCAAGGCTGCCGACGAAGATAGTACGAAGGTACGCCAGGAGGCATAACGCCGCTGGCGGAATTTTGCGTAAGTCCTATACATAACGGATTTGCAACAATCATGAGTGAAACCCTACAACGCCTGGCGGCGGTTATCGAATCGCGCAAACCGGCTAATGGCGGCGATCCGGCCACTTCATATGTGGCGCGCCTGTTCGCCAAGGGCGACGATGCGATTCTGAAAAAAATCGGCGAAGAAGCTACCGAAACCGTGATGGCCGCCAAGGATGCGCGGGTCGACGGCGATGTGTCGCATGTACTGTATGAGTGCGCTGATTTGTGGTTTCATTCGATGATCATGCTGGCGCAATTCAACCTGACGCCGCAAGATGTGCTGGGAGAACTGGCGCGGCGCGAAGGCTTGTCCGGAATCGAAGAGAAGGCCAGCCGCAAGCTGACTGAGCGCGAACAACAGGAAGCCGACCAGCACAAGAGTTGAGACCCACGCACTTATGGGTGCGTGATTTTATGATCATGACCGGCATCCCTACGGCTGTTTGATATCTGGAGATAATTTGGAAAATTGTATTTTTTGCAAAATTGCAACCAAGCAGATTCCGTCTAAGCTGATCTATGAAGATGATGACCTGATTGCCTTTCATGACATCAATCCAGCGGCGCCCATCCATTTTCTTATTGTACCGAAGCAACATATTGCAACTCTTGCCGATTGCGATGAGCACCACGTTGCTTTGCTAGGTAAAATGGCGCTCCTGGCGCCGCGTCTTGCAAAAGAGCAAGGTTGTGGTTACCAGGTCGATGGGCAGGGCCAGGCCAGCGGCGGTTTCAAGACCTTGTTCAACACCGGACCGGATGGTGGCCAAGAGGTGTACCATTTGCATATGCACGTCATCGGCGGACCTAAGCCGTGGCGCGGGCAGCGCTAAGCCTGGTTCGATCAGGCCGGCAGCTGCCGACGGGTTGTAAGGATTTAACGGTTAATCTGACTTAGTAGGCTTGGACACAGGGTGTCCGGCAAGGAGAAAAAAATGGGTTCGTTCAGTATTTGGCACTGGTTGATCGTGCTGGTTATCGTAATGTTGGTATTTGGCACCAAAAAAATCGGCAACATGGGCTCCGACCTGGGTAAAGCGGTCAAGGGCTTCAAGGATGGCGTCAAGGGCGAGGAAGAAAAAGCCGCTGCAGACAAGCCGACGATTGATGTGGCAGCCAAAGAAAAGGACAAGTCCGGCAACTGAGTTGCGGCAACCGGCGCTCGCAGGTTCGTGAGGCGCCGGTCCGGTTTGACGTTGACCGCTCCATCCCATGATCGATATTGGTCTTACTAAACTCGCTCTGATCGGCGTAGTTGCTCTGGTCGTAGTCGGCCCGGAAAAACTGCCGACTGTCGCGCGCATGGCAGGCTCCCTGTTCGGCCGTGCGCAGCGCTATATCAATGAAGTGAAATCGGAAGTCAGCCGCGAGATTGAGCTGGAAGAATTGCGCAAAATGCAGCAAGACGTGCAGGAAGCGGCCAGCGATATCGAGCAAAGCATCTCGCGCGGCATGTCCGACGCCAACAAATACGTTCATGCCGCCTGGGATGACGGCCTCAGCAGCACGCCTGAGACATATAAAGTTGAGCAGCTGGCGATCAAAGCCAAGAGTTTTCGCAGGAAGAAACTGGCGCGCAGCAGCGCTGTTCCCGCCTGGTACAAGCAGCAAAGCGGCCAGAAATCGCGAGTCCTGTCCGGCGCTGCGCGGGTTGCCAAATACCGTCCGTCTGGTCAGGGCAAGTCTTCCGGCTCGTTTTTTTCATGATTTCATGCGTCAACGCAATCCACGTCCGGTTGACGCCTGAAATCCGCACATGTTCGCAACTTAACCGCCCCCATGACTGAAGAACAGAAAACCAGCGGCGTCGAAGAGACGTTCATTTCGCACCTGGTGGAATTACGCAATCGCATCATGAAGGCATCGATCGCGATCATCGTGGTCTTCCTGTGCCTGATGCCGTGGTCTGCGAATATCTACGACTTCCTGGCCGCGCCAATGCTGGCCGCTTTGCCGCACGGTAGCAAGATGATCGCCACCGGCGTCATCACGCCATTCCTGATCCCGGTCAAAGTGACGCTGTTGGTGGCTTTCGTGATCGCCTTGCCGTGGGTGCTGTACCAGCTATGGGCATTTATCGCGCCGGGTTTGTATGCGCATGAAAAAAAACTGATTGCGCCGCTGGTGGTGTCGTCGTCCATCTTGTTCATCACCGGGGTCGCCTTTTGTTACTACCTGGTGTTTGGCGTGATCTTCCACTTCATCAACAAGGTGGCACCGGCCTCGATTTCGGTGACGCCGGATATCGATAATTATTTCGATTTTGTGATGACCATGTTCATCGCCTTCGGCATGACGTTTGAAGTGCCGATCGTGGTGATCGTGCTGGTGCGCATGGGTCTGGTATCGCTGGAAAAACTGAAATCGATCCGGCCTTATGTGATCGTCGGTGCTTTCGTGGTGGCTGCAGTGGTGACGCCGCCGGACATCATGAGCCAGATGTTGCTGGCCGTGCCGTTGTGCCTGCTGTATGAAATCGGCCTGCTGGTCGCGCCATTGTTCGTCAAGGCGACGCAGGCGCCGGTGGAGTCAGAAGAAACGGTTTAAGAATTTAACCGGAGCGGCTATGCGGCCGCTCCTTCGCACTACAAATCTCTACTCTGTCACCGGTGTCTTGATCTGCCGTAGCCAGCCCACCAGCGGATAGGCATCCTTGAAGCCGCTCACCAGTTCCTTCTCCAGCGCATCCGACAGCATCTTCTTCAACGGCTGTTCCTTCCAGACGATGAAATTCTTCAGTTTGATATATTCAATGTGCGGCGAATCGACATCGAAGCCTTTCGGCGGCCGCACCAGCTTGCCTTCGGTTTGCAGCGTACCGTAGGTTTCTTTGAACTTCTTGTTCTTCAGCAGCTTGCCAAAGCCGAGGGAATCAGCCACCACCTGGTTGCGAATCGCCCGCAAGCGGTCAGCTGGCGGCATGTATTCGCCACCGGCCACCAGCAGCGTACCATCGGCATCTATGTGAAAATAATAGGCGGGGCCGCCGCCCTGGCTTGGCTTTTTCAGGCCGCTGGCAGTGATCGACGCCGAAAAATACGTCTTGTATGGGCTCTTGTCATGCGAAAAACGCATGTCGCGGTTGATCCTGAACAGCGCCTTCTTGGGGTTGCAGCCCGCAATCGCCGGATCGAACTTGCTGATGTCGGCGATCAGGCGTACCACTAGCTCCAGGAATTCGGCGCGCAGGATGTCGTAGCGCGGCTTGTTCATGACGAACCAGGCCCGATTGTTATTTTCAGAGAGTTCTGCAAGGTATTGGGTCAAGTCACGGACATGCATTGCAATTTTCCTTTATGTGCATATTTTTATAGAAAGCTTGTTTGA from the Collimonas arenae genome contains:
- a CDS encoding DUF2461 domain-containing protein, yielding MHVRDLTQYLAELSENNNRAWFVMNKPRYDILRAEFLELVVRLIADISKFDPAIAGCNPKKALFRINRDMRFSHDKSPYKTYFSASITASGLKKPSQGGGPAYYFHIDADGTLLVAGGEYMPPADRLRAIRNQVVADSLGFGKLLKNKKFKETYGTLQTEGKLVRPPKGFDVDSPHIEYIKLKNFIVWKEQPLKKMLSDALEKELVSGFKDAYPLVGWLRQIKTPVTE
- the tatA gene encoding Sec-independent protein translocase subunit TatA, with protein sequence MGSFSIWHWLIVLVIVMLVFGTKKIGNMGSDLGKAVKGFKDGVKGEEEKAAADKPTIDVAAKEKDKSGN
- the hisI gene encoding phosphoribosyl-AMP cyclohydrolase, whose product is MSSVSWLNKVRWDEHGLVPVIAQELGSNDVLMFAWMNRDALAKTVALGEAVYWSRSRKKLWHKGEESGHVQKVHEIRLDCDEDVVLLKVTQAGDIACHTGRHSCFFQKYESDSKSWEAVEPVLKEPDEIYK
- the hisA gene encoding 1-(5-phosphoribosyl)-5-[(5-phosphoribosylamino)methylideneamino]imidazole-4-carboxamide isomerase, whose protein sequence is MLLIPAIDLKDGHCVRLKQGDMDQATVFSDDPGEMARHWLMQGARRLHLVDLNGAFAGKPKNEPAVKAIIKAVREFALLNGVEEIPVQLGGGIRDLDTIERYLDDGLSYIIIGTAAVKNPGFLHDACSAFPGQIIVGLDAKDGKVATDGWSKLSGHEVIDLAKKFEDYGCASIVYTDIGRDGMMGGVNIEATVKLAQSMTIPVIASGGVHNVHDVEALCAVQDEGIEAVICGRSIYEGTLDLRSAQERADELSDESDNFVGEFAEDEDLSEQPEADKP
- the tatB gene encoding Sec-independent protein translocase protein TatB, whose product is MIDIGLTKLALIGVVALVVVGPEKLPTVARMAGSLFGRAQRYINEVKSEVSREIELEELRKMQQDVQEAASDIEQSISRGMSDANKYVHAAWDDGLSSTPETYKVEQLAIKAKSFRRKKLARSSAVPAWYKQQSGQKSRVLSGAARVAKYRPSGQGKSSGSFFS
- a CDS encoding phosphoribosyl-ATP diphosphatase codes for the protein MSETLQRLAAVIESRKPANGGDPATSYVARLFAKGDDAILKKIGEEATETVMAAKDARVDGDVSHVLYECADLWFHSMIMLAQFNLTPQDVLGELARREGLSGIEEKASRKLTEREQQEADQHKS
- the hisF gene encoding imidazole glycerol phosphate synthase subunit HisF, with amino-acid sequence MTLAKRIIPCLDVTNGRVVKGVNFLELRDAGDPVEIARRYDEQGADEITFLDITASSDNRDLILPIIEAVASQVFIPLTVGGGVRVVEDVRRLLNAGADKVGINTSAVTNPQLVADAAAKYGSQCIVVAIDAKQVAPGKWEVFTHGGRKATGLDAIEWAQKMEQLGAGEILLTSMDRDGTKVGFDLALTSSVSNAVTIPVIASGGVGGLQDLADGIKIGRADAVLAASIFHYGQHTVQEAKQFMAAQQIPMRLA
- the tatC gene encoding twin-arginine translocase subunit TatC, which produces MTEEQKTSGVEETFISHLVELRNRIMKASIAIIVVFLCLMPWSANIYDFLAAPMLAALPHGSKMIATGVITPFLIPVKVTLLVAFVIALPWVLYQLWAFIAPGLYAHEKKLIAPLVVSSSILFITGVAFCYYLVFGVIFHFINKVAPASISVTPDIDNYFDFVMTMFIAFGMTFEVPIVVIVLVRMGLVSLEKLKSIRPYVIVGAFVVAAVVTPPDIMSQMLLAVPLCLLYEIGLLVAPLFVKATQAPVESEETV
- a CDS encoding histidine triad nucleotide-binding protein, producing MENCIFCKIATKQIPSKLIYEDDDLIAFHDINPAAPIHFLIVPKQHIATLADCDEHHVALLGKMALLAPRLAKEQGCGYQVDGQGQASGGFKTLFNTGPDGGQEVYHLHMHVIGGPKPWRGQR